In Helianthus annuus cultivar XRQ/B chromosome 3, HanXRQr2.0-SUNRISE, whole genome shotgun sequence, a single window of DNA contains:
- the LOC110931079 gene encoding protein NUCLEAR FUSION DEFECTIVE 6, mitochondrial, which produces MAAAVVARSFLRSASTSVRASAPRISGCTRSFRSRKPLSHRIFRSPVEMSCVTVESFFPFHTATASALLTSMLSTAPCRYGWLIDDS; this is translated from the exons ATGGCGGCAGCCGTCGTAGCCAGGTCCTTCCTCCGTTCCGCCTCCACCTCCGTCAGAGCATCAGCTCCTAGAATCTCCGGCTGTACACGCTCCTTCCGCTCTCGAAAACCCCTTTCTCATCGCATTTTCAG GTCACCCGTAGAGATGAGTTGTGTTACTGTGGAATCATTCTTTCCCTTCCACACAGCCACTGCTTCTGCATTGCTCACTTCAATGCTTTCAACTGCTCCCTGTAGATATGGTTGGCTCATTGATG ATTCTTAG